Below is a genomic region from Micropterus dolomieu isolate WLL.071019.BEF.003 ecotype Adirondacks linkage group LG08, ASM2129224v1, whole genome shotgun sequence.
AAGAGGAGtgaattatacatttaaattttcagtcatattattaataatttgaaGATTTAGCAGCCAGTTTATGTGGTTTGTAGTAGGAGATTTAACAGCAATCCCATGTGATATTCAGAACAATGTCTTGTCTGAGGCATTATTTGCCTGATTAATCTCAATATCTGAGATCATCTTTCTTTGAGAAAAACTCATCTGATATATTAGTTGTTTTGAGCTTGAGACCAGACTGCTGTGTGAATTCTGAGGATTTGAGTCAGAGCCAAATCGTGCACATGCAGGAAAACGTGGTCTCTTTTAAATTGCAAATGGTGTTTGTCCAAGAGTAAATCCTGTCCGGTAAACATCTCACCTCCATCATTAAGCCTATGTGCATGGCTCCTATCATGCAGTTCTTGCACAGTCCTCATGTGGCATTGAAATTCAAAACTCTTAAGTGGGGAATAATGGAGGGAATGTCTTTGATGGTTCACTCACTGTCAGTGTAGTGACAGCTCCTGCTGATAAAAGCACGGCAGGATTAGGTTGAAGGGTTTCCATGGTATTGGACTAGAGCTGCTACTTTCATGTTTGTAGCACAATGGGAAAGAGTACTTTGTTAATGTGTGACTATTGGCTGCACAAGTGATGTTTTCACAAGTGAGATCTTTTTTGGTCAAATTTCTTGATTTCTAACAGACTTTAAAACGTAAAGTCAGAGTGTACAGCAAACATCTGGCTACAAAGATTTTAAAGTTGATACTACAACTCACTCATGAAATATTCCGATGTGTTACACAAAATGCATTGGACAGAAAAGgttaagagtctacagccatgctcgCAGCTCTGTGTAAAGCTGTACTAAAGTCGTGTTCACATCACACAGGATAGAGATGGGAAATATTCCCACGCTAAGGACTTGCAAGCGTTCACTACATCAAGACACTTGTTTAGTTACAGAGTTGGTTTTGTGAGAATTCAAACACTGACACTATATAATATCGGCACAATATCACTGATTATTCAAAGTGTATGGTTTTTAGCGGCCATTAATGAACACGATTTTAGTGGGAATGGtcatttttgcatttaattttcagtgaacaaaataaaaatgatgtgatttttacaatggtctgtaccaaacaagcaTGTTCCCTTAAGTCTGAAAAAAggtgttttgtaatttattataATAGTATGTCTTGACACATTtagtatttaataaaaaaaactgaaattggATATTACACTTGGCCATATTGCAATTGTGCTAATATTttgattaatcgttcagccccaCATAtgggctttggataaaagcattgaaattaataaatgtaaaacaaaatataccttcagtttggggaggggggggtcaCAGTTAGTTCAGAGGACTGAATGCTGTAGAAGTTTTTAGACGGCAGAGATTAGAAGATATTAGCTAGAAAgttgaaaaacaacagcattagAAGGCAGTGTTGCTACTCACTCCCGGAAAATGTATATCTGAGTGCCAGCCGCTGAATACTAATGTAAGGATAATGCCAAGGTCCCGATGCAATGTTAACTAATACATCGGATATTTTGTGACATAATGTGGGATGATAAAAAGAGACTGAGTGCTCAAACTGCCCTAAGACAGTCTCCTCTGGCGCCAGATATGCATCCCTGCGGGCCTAAATTGAATCGTGCAGAAGCATTTTCTCCCGACTTCACAGGGCCCAGCACTTAGAAATTGCTTTTGGctgaattacatttaaaatgtacaggGAGATTGGAATGGAGCAAACAAATGAATAACCCCCAACAGGAGTTGAAACCAGCTGCTTGTATTGGGGGAGCCTGTGGCATCACATTTTCGTGTGTATTCATGCTCTCCGATTCAAATTCTGAATCCCTGATTTTTCTCACAGGCAGACAGCCCCCTCTCCTGGCAGACATCTTCATCTTCTTTCTCCTAGtgtctttattttacacaatgaCTAGTCTGTGACATTATATAAAGTAATTTTCCACAGTATTTTGTCAACATTGTAATTGCCTTTAATGAGGTTTTAGTTGCaaataaacaatgagctgaattTTGTTTTGTCCCAGGAAAAGCAGTTTCAAAGTGCAACAATTAGTGGCCTGTGGTGATGCAGATGTTGCTCTAGTACTGTAAGATTTACATGTGCTGCCACTGTGTTCTCTAGTGTCTGTAGAGCCTTAGCACCAGCTGCACATGTCTTTATTAGCAAGCGCCCAGAGCAAAATCACAAAAGAACAGGACAGGGTCAGCTTGTACAATTATCCCCCCTCACCCTTGAGAATTTTTTTTGCGAACCACAACCTTTCCTCTGCCTTGTCTGAGCTGTACAAAACACAACCTTAAATGAACTGCCAGCCCTTACCAGAGCTAAATCCTAACTTAAGACATAAAATGAGTCAGTGTATCTGTACACACTTCCAAATCAAATGTCAAGACAAGATCATAACAAGATGGGCCCCGTTTCCCAAAAACATCTCAGAAAGTTAAAGGCTAAATCTGGTACAATGCATCTCTTCTTTGTATGAGATTAGTGTTTTTATGTACATGTTCCCTGACAAATATACTAAACATGGACCACCAACACATTCTGTGAAGtgacatttaatttaacatgagggtttagatttaaaaatattgtaatcacacaaaaaaagtaattgaaCATTTGATTTGCTCATTTGACAGTTTCTGtcatcctcttcttcctgtTTTCACGTTATGTTAGGATTTCAGTTTTCATTGCTTTTCTTTATAATTGTGGTGCAAATGTTGTCTACCACACtcttaacacaaacacacacacacacaccaagataAAAGCTGTAGACTGTTGGCTGCACATAAGGCTATTTTTTCATACTGATGAAGTGCAAAACATTTCTGTTCTGTCATTTACAGCATGTAATTTATGTtctgtattttaatatataCCACTGCTTACTGACAGTTAAATGCGCCTCATTACATTAAAGTGTATTCAGAAGGTCTTAACTCTGTGGAAACGCACacctttgtgtgcatgtgcactcGCTCTTAAGTGCTTAACAACGTTAAAAACACTAACTTCTAAGATGGTTCATCATCGGGGTACAGAGCCAGTATTTGCCAATTAGAAATCTAATTTTCTCTTAAGATGAAAaaatttcattttctatttttacagGTTCCAAAGTTGATTTGAATATTTAATGGGAAATGTGACTGCATCACGATTCAGCACAGATACCTACTATACAGACAGCTTTTGTATAACATATTTCCAGTGTAAAAGGCTGTGTAGGCTTCCTACTGTATGTGATGTTATACCCATTTCTGTATGTCCACATTAGCTGTTGTAGAGAGGCACCACTCTGTCTATAGTTGCCCTGCAGATGGGGCATTTCTTTGGCTCTGGCAGGGCGTCGTAGCACTGggcacaggcacacacatgaCCACACTCCAGAAACACGCAGGAGCGCTCACGGCTCAGGCAGACAGTACAGCCGGTGGGCGACACGCTGCTTTCCTCCAAGTTCAGTTCACGCATACGTTTCTTCTGCTGTTCCTTGAACTCCTCAAGCATGCTCCTCTCCTTCTTACTCCGTCTGTGGTGTACGTATCGCTTCCACAGGATGAAGAGGAGTGTGGAACAAGCGGCAACACCGAAGACAAGGGTCAGAATCCTCCACAGTCTGACGCTGTTTCCCTGCTTCCTGAGAAGAGACTCGTAGTCCAGCCGGGTGAGAAAGTAACAGAAGCCCTGTTTGGGAGGTTGGAGTTTGATCAGGTTGTTATCCAGGACCAGCTCTCCTACACCCGTGATGCTGTCTCCCAGCCGCAGCATCTCCTCTGTTTCGTGGATGCCCTTGGGACGTTCTCCGCTGATGAAGTGGCCGATAACGTTGGACAAGGACTGGACTGTGGGGTGGAAGTTCTCGTAGGTGGTCTCCAGGTCCAACTCCGCAGCGTCTAGTGGACGTATAACCCGTACTGTGGCAGCAATTTCATCATCATGAGACCCAAGGGCAAATGGAACTGTGTTGGTGCGCTGGTGGATGACCTTCTCTGTGTTGTTCCtgtttataaatataaacagctatgaatgttttgtttagggttaactattatttttattattgattaatctaacaattattttctcatctaactagCTAATTGGGCCTATCACATGTCAGAAAATGGCACAAAATGCCCTGAGTCCAAGATAACGTCTTCAAATGATGATTTGTCCAACCAATaacccaaaacacaaatatattcagtttgcaTTGCAATGATATAAAAGCTGATATAACATACAGTACAGGCCAAAAGTTTGGACACACCTTCTCATTCAATGCGTTTCCTTTATTTTCATGACTATTTACATTGTAGATTCTCACTGAGTGATCGGTGATCGGTGATCGGTATCAGCCGATGCTGCTTTCAGCAATcggcccaaaaaatcctgatcggagCACCTCTAATTAAAAGGTAGGAAAAATAAGGTCTTTGGGGAAATATGAGAAATAATTTTCCTCTCAGGCGTGTTGGTGTCAGTGTTAAAGAGTGAGGAACACACCAGCAGCATCTCAATGTACCGAGGTGACATTTGCAGGTTATGTTTACATGCTGTttaatgtgctgcagctgagcagctAATTAGCTATCTAGCCTGCAAACTGATATTAACAGTGCACTTTTCCCCAGTGACTCATTCCAACAGGCTAGGACAAGATTTGTGTTCCCGTTTGTAAGTTGGTTTAAGAAGGATACTTGTGATTCCAGAGCAGATATGTATGCTGTAGTAGACATTGgtttaataatgtaatttaatttcagttggacttaaaacacagcagcacaacaCAATACTTAAAAACTCAGAAAAACAGAATAACAATATTACAAGCCTCACTGACTTACCAGAGATGTGTGGTGCGATTCCACACCATCTTTTCCTCCTTCAGAGTCAGTCTTTCAACTACGCCTTTGCAGTTCTCAACAAACTGGCTGCTCAGAGTTTCCTTCACAGATCTTACAACACCTGcagtaataaaaaacattttaaacatgcaCAGTGTAAAACTACTGCTAGAATTATTACCTTACATGAGCATGTTAATTAGTATGATACATACAGTACGATAGAATTTAATAGTAAAAATACACTCCTGACCACAGTAACTTCACTTAGGCTTTCAATGTGGCCCAACAAACCTTCTACGACAGCATACGGGACACATCTTCCAGGAGTTTCAGACAAGATGTTTTTCAAATCCTGGTCAATAGACACTTTCTTGGCTTCCtgtggaaataaaacacatcagatTAATAAATGGAGCATTACAGCCAATCAATTCCCCCACTACTGACATTCACACGACAAAGACGGAGTGAGTTGAAATGTGGCTAACCTTTAATCTGGCAACAGTTGTAGCTCTGCTCTTGTATATGGAATAGAAAAGTGCAGTCAGGGCTGAGCTGGTGGCTAACACCACGATCTGTGCAGTTGAGGTTTTCCCACTGGAGTCCATCCTGTGATTTGCAGCATTCAGTGCTGTTGTGACATGGAGGGGATGAACACTAAGATAGAAAAGTGTCTTTCacttaaaaatatatgtttgttgttgttgttacaaaAAACCAATGGCTGGAAATTTTGaattcaaatgaaaaacaaagataaTCACTAAACAATAACATATGACAGAAAAGATCAGCAAATCTGGAACCAGAAAATGTACGGGATTTCATTCACGGTTTGCTTTCTTGACAAAAAACTGTAACAATAAAGCAATAATCATAGTAGATACATTTCAAAAGGGAAATACAATTCCTTTTACTGTGCTAAATTAATTGGACAGCTAGTTGCTTTGTAAATGAAGATTTTACATGCAATCAGCTTTTAAAATCAGATACAAGCTGAAGATAAAGGTACTCAACAGTATTTTAAGTAGTTTAAATTACCTCGCTTTCAATCACaccaataaaatatatatataacatagtACTCTCAAAGTGGCAAAATACTTTGATGccttaaaagtacattttttttttctataaataaaagtttgaaTTCTAGACTTTCAACTTCTatcagtgtttttacattgtggtattactacttttgCATAAGCAAAGGGTGTTAGTATTTCTTCCAccacacacaaaataacaagACACTGACTGTGGACAGACTGTAAATGAGCAAAGGCGCTGTTAGATTTATTTAAGGATACACTGAACTGCCTTGATAATAGTCCACAGAGGAAGTCCCTTTTAGAAGAAGCCATGGACTGACTCAGTGGTAAAATAGACATCTTGCTTTTATTGGCTTCCTTAAGGTCATCCATGATCCTCGATCGATTGTATATTGACACGCTTTGCTTGGTGGTGTCCATAAAGTGACACGATTAAACGCTGGCCATTCACCACTAGCTTAATAGACGTAAACACAAGATAACTTAATGCTAACGCTAATTAAATCACCACCTTGATGCTGATATTGCACTTTGTCATATAATGCTTTTgtatgtcatttattttgaacCCTCTTCAACCCAAAAAACGTAGCGTTAGCGTGCAAACCAGCCTTACATTTGTTAAGTGTCACACTTCCTTATTAACTGAGCACACCAACTAGCTAGCTAAATTAGCAGTTTGCTAGCTAGCTCCAGCCAAGTTGACGTGATTTAACCACCCGTTTAAAAGATATTGAAGCGGTCTTGCTACAAAgcataataataagtaataatcaGTACTGTTAAAGGATTTGTCAAACCTGAAATTACACACCACGCACGCACTGATGGCAGGGCTTTAACAAGAGCTTCTGGTCTCCACAGTTCAATTTAAACATCAGCAGCTCCTGAAGTGCAATCTTTCTCCCTGCCAGCAGGTGTCGGTGTAGATTCATTTGTTGGAGAGCTGTTGGGATTTTTTTACCCACCCATTTTTACcacattacacatttttacCCACTATTAcctgcaaaaactgaaaaaggacACTGATATCAGCTGTACTTTCTGAGGAGAACTAAACGAAACGCTGGTGCATTTATTTTGGTCTTGCCCGCATACCAAGAAACTTTGGAGCAAAGAGCCACAA
It encodes:
- the mul1b gene encoding mitochondrial ubiquitin ligase activator of NFKB 1 isoform X1 produces the protein MNLHRHLLAGRKIALQELLMFKLNCGDQKLLLKPCHQCVRALNAANHRMDSSGKTSTAQIVVLATSSALTALFYSIYKSRATTVARLKEAKKVSIDQDLKNILSETPGRCVPYAVVEGVVRSVKETLSSQFVENCKGVVERLTLKEEKMVWNRTTHLWNNTEKVIHQRTNTVPFALGSHDDEIAATVRVIRPLDAAELDLETTYENFHPTVQSLSNVIGHFISGERPKGIHETEEMLRLGDSITGVGELVLDNNLIKLQPPKQGFCYFLTRLDYESLLRKQGNSVRLWRILTLVFGVAACSTLLFILWKRYVHHRRSKKERSMLEEFKEQQKKRMRELNLEESSVSPTGCTVCLSRERSCVFLECGHVCACAQCYDALPEPKKCPICRATIDRVVPLYNS
- the mul1b gene encoding mitochondrial ubiquitin ligase activator of NFKB 1 isoform X2, whose translation is MDSSGKTSTAQIVVLATSSALTALFYSIYKSRATTVARLKEAKKVSIDQDLKNILSETPGRCVPYAVVEGVVRSVKETLSSQFVENCKGVVERLTLKEEKMVWNRTTHLWNNTEKVIHQRTNTVPFALGSHDDEIAATVRVIRPLDAAELDLETTYENFHPTVQSLSNVIGHFISGERPKGIHETEEMLRLGDSITGVGELVLDNNLIKLQPPKQGFCYFLTRLDYESLLRKQGNSVRLWRILTLVFGVAACSTLLFILWKRYVHHRRSKKERSMLEEFKEQQKKRMRELNLEESSVSPTGCTVCLSRERSCVFLECGHVCACAQCYDALPEPKKCPICRATIDRVVPLYNS